The following are encoded together in the Zygosaccharomyces rouxii strain CBS732 chromosome C complete sequence genome:
- the CBP6 gene encoding Cbp6p (highly similar to gnl|GLV|KLLA0B08954g Kluyveromyces lactis KLLA0B08954g and similar to YBR120C uniprot|P07253 Saccharomyces cerevisiae YBR120C CBP6 Translational activator of COB mRNA), translating into MSSSAAVRDSAKQILKIIEKLPDERIKHLVSFKDSQAERFRRVAGLQSTDKNEKKASLEDIKDIITRTSGPLGLQKDLLKKVQSALPQDELTEQSIQEQMRALSNISNNKFKNYYDVGEKLYKPAGNPIYYQRIMDEIQGKQKETFLSALRTVVFGK; encoded by the coding sequence ATGTCATCATCAGCAGCCGTTAGAGATTCTGCAAAGCAAATACTCAAAATCATAGAAAAATTGCCTGATGAGAGAATAAAACATTTGGTATCGTTCAAGGATTCACAAGCTGAAAGGTTTAGGAGAGTAGCAGGATTACAATCAACTGAtaagaatgaaaaaaaagcatCATTGGAGGATATTAAAGATATAATTACGAGAACCTCAGGACCATTAGGACTTCAaaaagatcttttgaaaaaagtgcAATCGGCATTACCACAGGATGAACTTACTGAACAAAGTATTCAAGAACAGATGAGAGCACTTTCCAATATCTCCAATaacaaatttaaaaattattatgatgttggtgaaaagCTATATAAACCAGCAGGAAATCCCATTTATTATCAGCGAATCatggatgaaattcaaGGTAAACAAAAGGAAACGTTCTTATCAGCTCTGAGAACAGTTGTGTTTGGGAAATGA